A genomic stretch from Limanda limanda chromosome 11, fLimLim1.1, whole genome shotgun sequence includes:
- the glrx3 gene encoding glutaredoxin 3 has translation MANFVEATSQRQFEDILAKAGPCLTVVHFQAAWAPQCEHMNEVMAELAKQHPHATFVRLEAEAVPEVSEKHEISSVPTFLFFKAGERVDSLDGAHAPELTKKVQRLAGSGSRAGAAAEDSGPAELEQRLKKLINAAPCMLFMKGSSQEPRCGFSRQIVGLLKSHNVQFSSFDILSDEEVRQGLKVFSNWPTFPQLYANGELVGGLDIVKELAESGELENTCPKAATPEHRLKSVINQSPVMLFMKGNKEEARCGFSRQILELMNGAGVDYDTFDILQDEEVRQGLKTYSNWPTYPQLYVKGELIGGLDIVKELKESGELVSVLKGES, from the coding sequence ATGGCGAACTTCGTGGAGGCGACGAGCCAGCGGCAGTTTGAAGACATTCTCGCCAAAGCGGGGCCATGCCTGACCGTGGTGCACTTCCAGGCGGCCTGGGCCCCGCAGTGCGAGCACATGAACGAGGTGATGGCCGAGCTGGCCAAGCAGCACCCGCACGCCACCTTCGTGAGGCTGGAGGCGGAGGCGGTGCCGGAGGTGTCGGAGAAGCATGAGATCTCCTCGGTGCCCACCTTCCTGTTCTTCAAGGCCGGGGAGCGGGTGGACAGCCTGGACGGGGCCCATGCTCCGGAGCTGACCAAGAAGGTGCAGCGGCTGGCGGGGAGCGGGAGCCGGGCCGGGGCGGCGGCGGAGGACAGCGGCCCCGCGGAGCTGGAGCAGCGGCTGAAGAAGCTCATCAACGCGGCGCCCTGCATGCTCTTCATGAAGGGCTCGTCCCAGGAGCCCCGCTGCGGCTTCAGCCGGCAGATCGTGGGCCTGCTGAAGAGCCACAACGTCCAGTTCAGCAGCTTCGACATCCTGTCCGACGAGGAGGTGCGACAGGGGCTGAAGGTCTTCTCCAACTGGCCCACCTTCCCGCAGCTGTACGCGAACGGGGAGCTGGTGGGAGGACTGGACATCGTGAAGGAGCTGGCCGAGTCCGGGGAGCTGGAGAACACCTGCCCCAAGGCCGCCACCCCGGAGCACCGGCTGAAGAGCGTCATCAACCAGAGCCCGGTGATGCTGTTCATGAAGGGCAACAAGGAGGAGGCCCGGTGCGGCTTCAGCAGGCAGATCCTGGAGCTCATGAACGGCGCCGGGGTGGATTATGACACCTTCGACATCCTGCAGGACGAGGAGGTGAGGCAGGGTCTGAAGACTTATTCCAACTGGCCCACCTACCCCCAGCTCTACGTGAAGGGAGAGCTGATCGGAGGCTTGGACATAGTCAAGGAGCTGAAGGAGAGCGGAGAGCTGGTGTCGGTTCTGAAGGGGGAGTCCTAG